Below is a window of Cytophagaceae bacterium DNA.
TGTAACGGAGAAAAACTTTGTGAAATTTATAGCTGGAAAAAAAATCAAATTTCCAAAAACCAAAACCAGTATCAGAGTAAAATCAGAAAGAGGGCAAGACCTGGTCGAAACTGCCAATATCATGGGCTTTATGGAAGGCACTGATAAAAAAGACGAAGTGGTAGTTCTTACTGCCCATTATGACCATGTAGGTATTGATGAAAAAGGTCAGATTTACAATGGGGCCGATGATGACGGCTCGGGTACTTGTGCAATTCTGGAGCTTGCTGAGGCTTTTTCTATAGCTAAGGCCAATGGAAATGGTCCGAGAAGAAGTATTTTGTTTATGACAGTTACCGGAGAAGAAAAAGGATTGCTTGGCTCAAAATATTATACAGACATTTCACCGGTCATTCCTTTGGAAAAAACAATTGTTAACCTTAACATTGATATGATTGGCCGAATAGACAAGAAACACGAAACCAATCAAAACTACGTATATCTTATTGGAAGCGATAAATTATCATCTGAGCTCCATCAGATATCAGAAGATGCCAATAAAAATTCAATAAATTTTGAACTTGATTATGAATTCAATAACCCGAGTGACCCAAACAGGTTCTATTACCGGTCAGATCATTATAATTTTGCTAAAAACAAAATCCCGGTTATTTTCTATTTTACAGGAGTTCATGAAGATTATCACAAACCAGGTGATGATGTGGAAAAAATACTATTTGACAAGTATTCTAATATTGTTAAACTGGTTTTTAACACCGCGTGGGAATTGTCAAACAGAGAGAATAAAATCGTAGTTGACAGTAATAAACCCTGAAAAACGAAAATTATAATCAATTTGATACAATAAGAAAAATCATATTTTAATACCTTTTTCCAATTCTGTAAGTTATTAATAATTAATAAACAATAGTGAATAAGTATCAATTCAACACTTAAAAATCCAAAATCAGTTGAAAATCATAACTTAGAATTAGAAAAATTTATTATTAATTTTATTTTAAGTTTGGATGTTTTTAGTTAGAATTGCCGTGAATTTTAAGCAAAAAATAAGCCGCTTAACATTTCAAACAAAATAAAAACTATTTAAAAAAAGTTTTAATCAATTTATTTATCTTTTTTCAAAACCCTAAAAATTTTCTAATCAAATGGAAAAAAAGACAAAAGCCCCAGCTGCTAAGCCAGCAAAAAAAAGTGCGGGAATTAACCCAGCGTTAGTTATTCCTATCCTTTTTGCAATCGCACTTTTAATTTACATTTTTATTCTTGGTTCACCAGACAACTTCGAAGACGGTGCAACAAAGCACGATCCTAAAAACGCCATGGGTATCATTTATTCAGGTGGTGTAATCGTTCCTATCCTTATGACATTTATGCTTGTTGTATTGGTTTTCACACTTGAAAGACTAATCACTCTTAGCAAAGCTGGCGGAAAAGGTAATCTTGATGCTTTCGTAAGCAGAGTTAGGACTCTTTTGGACCAAAACAATCTTGCTGATGCACTTAAAGAGTGTGAAAAACAAAAAGGAACTGTAGGTAATGTAACCAAAGTTGCTGTTGAGAAATATTCTCAGCTTCAGGGAGATACAGGTCTGAACAAAGAACAAAAACTAGCAGCTCTTCAGAAAGAAATCGAAGAAGCTACTACTTTGGAACTTCCTATGCTGGAGAAAAACCTTACCATCCTTTCTACTTTGGCTGCGGTTTCAACACTAGTTGCCCTTTTAGGAACGGTATTAGGTATGATTCGTTCATTCTTTGCTTTGGGTGCTGGTGGTGGTGCTCCGGATGCTTCTGCTCTTGCAAAAGGTATCGCTGAAGCCCTTATCAACACTGCGTTGGGTATTGGTACTTCTGCAATCTCAATCATTGTTTACAACTATCTTACTGCGTCAATTGATACTTTGACTTACAAAATTGATGAAATTGGCATGAGCCTTCAACAAAATTTCTCAGCTCATAACTAATTTCCAAAAATCGATTTTATCAGTAATTCAAAATATTTATATAAATGGCAGCAGTAAAACCTAAACGTCATGGACCGGCTATGGACATGACTGCGATGTCGGATGTGGCATTCCTGTTATTGACTTTCTTTATCATGACAACTCAATTTAGAAGTCAGGAAACAGTTGCAATCAATACGCCATCGTCAATTTCAAAATTTAAAGTTGAAGACTCAAACGTTGGAACTATTTCAATAACCCCTGAAGGTCACTATTACTTTGGTATGGCCGACCCTAATGAACGCAGGAGTTTTATCAATGCTCTTAATACCAATTATAATTTGGGACTCTCTGCCTCAGAACAGGCCGAATTTACCAAATTGGCTGAGGTTGGTATGAGCAGGGATCAATTGAAAAGTTTTATCAATTTGCCTCCGGCTGACAAAAAAAGAGCCAAACTCCCGGGTATTCCGTTGGATTCTACCAACAATGAACTCGTACAGTGGGTACAAACTTATGGTCAAATAAACCCTAAAGGCACACTTGCCATCAGGGGTGACATTCAGACTCAGTATCCGGCAGTGAAACTACTTTTTAATGAGCTTGGGAAAGAGAAGATTTTTAAGTTCAAATTAATCACCAAAGGAGAATAATATCCTTGCTAAAACGTTAATTATCAAATGGCAGAAATAATTGAAAAAGACAGTAGCGGGAAAAAAGGTGGTAAAGTAAGATCTAAAAAAGCCCCTGGAAGACCTGATATGACACCCATGGTGGACTTAGGTTTTCTATTGATTACTTTCTTCATATTTACGACTACTTTTAGTAAGCCCAATATGATGAAACTTAATCTTCCCGAGAAAGATGAAGAGAAAAAAGCTGAAGATCAGGAAAAAGCTGAAATTAAATTGTCAAATACCATTACAATTATTATGGGTAAAGACAACAGACTTTTCTGGTATCAGCAAGCAGTGGCGGATGTTAAAGCAGCAGATTTAAATGAAACTGATTATTCGGCAAAAGGTATCAGATCCGAAATTCAAAAGAAAAAAATTGCGGCTTTGGACAGTTCTAAATTTACGGTAATTATCAAACCCACCGATGAGGCCAATTTCAAAAACACAGTGGACATACTCGATGAGATGGAAATAACCGGTAATAAACTTTTTGCATTAGTTGACTTACAACAAAACGAAGTTGATGCATATAAGGAGAAAATGAAAACACCGAAAGCGAATAACTAAGGTTTTTAAACGCAAAACAATTATGGCAAACAATAAAGAAACCTTAGATGACATAGTATTTGAGCACCGTAACAAAGAATACGGAGCGTATTTTCTAAGGAAAAACTACAAAAATTATCTGACCCGTGCATTTTTATTTGGTACCGGTTTTTTTATTTTGGTCTTTGGAGGAGCTTATACTTATACCAATGTCATCGTCCCAAAACTTCAGAAGGATAACCTCAGAGAAGTGGAAATTGACATGAGTAAGCTTAAAGAGGAGAAAAAAGAGGAAGAGAAGAAATTAGAAGAACTTCCACCTCCGCCTCCACCCAAAAAAGTTGAACAGGAAGAAGTGGCAACTATCAAATTTTTACCTCCAGAGCCTAAAAAAGACGAAGAGGTGATTATTGAAACTCCTCCACCTGCCCAAAGTGAAATTGACAACAAAAAAGTGTCAAATGTAACTAAAGAAGGGGTAGAAGATGTAGGTGGTATTGATATCGCCGATGACCAACAGGAAGTTGTTGAAATCGTAAAGGTTGAAAAACCAGTAGAAGAGGAAATCTTTACAGCGGTTGAGCAACAGCCTGATTTTCCGGGTGGTCAATCAGCTATGTACAAGTTTTTGGGTGAAAACATTAAATACCCTGCTGCAGCTCAAAGAGCCAACGTTTCGGGTAGGGTTTTCGTGAAATTTGTAGTAGAAAAAGACGGTTCTATCGGAGCAGTAGAAGTATTGAAAGGAATAGGTTTTGGTTGCGACGAAGAAGCAATCAGGGTTATCAAATCAATGCCTAAATGGAATCCGGGACGTCAGAATGGTAAAAACGTAAGGGTGTTCTATAACATGCCTGTAGTTTACAAACTCGATTAATGTGAACGATCTGGATTCATGGATTGCAAAAGGTAAAATACTGATGCTTTATGTAATCAGTTTGGGTTACATAGCTTTAGGAGTTTTTGTATTCATAAAAAAATGGTTTCTAACCTACCTTGATGATCTCACGGCTGTGATGTTAGGAATTTTATTCACGGCCTATGGTGCATTCAGGTTGTTCAGAGCATATCAATCATCTAAAGAGGAGCATTAAAGCTCCTCTTTTTTTTTACATAATAATCCACATCAAATTCTTGAAAAAATTATTCACTAAATATTTAGTTGATTATTGCATTTCTTATTTTATTTTTGCTCACGTAATACTTTTAGCACCAAAACAATGAAAAATCTAAAGTCTTTATCACTTGTATTTTTTCTACTGGCGGTATTGTTAAGTTGTGACAATAAAAAACCAATCATTAACGAAGGAACTGTAAAACTGGCAATAGACGAATCATTGTGGCCGGTAAGTGAAGCCTTGATTCAATCATACAAGGTTCATTACCCTAAAACCAATTTTATTCCAATAATAGTACCCGAAACCAAAGGGATAAAAATGCTTTTTGATGATAGTGTTACACTGGCTATCACAACCCGGGGATTTAATTCGGAAGAGCTTCGGGTAATGAAATCAAGAGAAGTTAAATATATTCCGGCTCTTTGCGGACTAGACGCTGTGATGCTTGTTACAAGTAAATCTTTTCCAGACTCTTCAATTTCTCAGGAAAAACTCAGGTATATGCTTACTAGTCCCGATTCAAAAACTGAGCTTATTTTTGATAAAGCCGCTTCTTCCAATTACAACACAATTGTCGAAAAATTAAAAATAAAAAATGTAAATCTTAAAAATGTTTATTCTGCAGACGGAAACCTTCAAGTGCTCAATGAAGTTAAAAAACATCAAAACGCAATCGGTTTTCTTGGATACAATTGGGTAAGTGACGAAGACAATTATGATAGCCAAAAATTGTTGGAAAATATAAAAATATTAGCCGTTGGGGATTCTACCGGGAAAAAATTCGCTAAAGCAACCTGGAAAAATATCAACAAAAGAATTTACCCTTTTGAGCGATATGTTTACATGCATACTATGTCAAAAAGCTGGGGAGTAGAAAATGGTTTTATCAGGTTTAGTTGTGCAAAAACAGGCCAATTGGTCATCGAAAAAATAGGTTTGATCCCTTATTATCTAATTCCTAAAGAGTTTTTTTTAGAGAAAAAACCTATTTAAAAAATAAAAAATATCCTTAACAAATCATTAGTAAAATTAAAAACAGGTGTTTCGTCTAATTACCAAAATTTAAATTTATTAAAAGATGGCTTTTACAATTGACCAAGATGCATTAAATTGCACCTCCGAAACTTTAAAATCGGAATCAGACAATCTTATTACTGTTGAAAAAATGATTAAAACTATTGTAAGAACTTACGCTTTGGCTGCAATTATTTTAGCTTCGCTAAATTTAAATGCCCAAACCATTGAGCAAGTTGAGAAGCAGCTTGACGCTGAAAGATTTACTGCGGCGACAAAAGCTATCACCGATCTTGCTGTTGCCAATCCTACTCCTGAAAATTTATTTTTCAAAGGATATACCATTTTGAAGAGTCCTGGACTAAATGCCGAGACTATTAAAATGGCTCAGGCTGCTTTTGAAGCAGGACTTGCTGCTGACAAAAAAGGCAGCCCAATAAATCAGGTTGGCTTGGGTATGATAAAACTTGCGTCGAAAGATATTAATGGTGCAAAAGCTATTTTTGAGCAAGTAAAAAAAGACACAAAACTCAAAAATACCGATGTACTTTACAGAATAGGTGAGGCTTATACAATGTTTAGCCATGCATCTGACCCAGGTGAAGCTATCATTAATATAGACATGGCAATTGAAAAATCAAAAGCCAAAGACAATCCTGAATATTATATAGTAAAATCAGATGCTTTCATGCTTAAAAATGAAGGTGGCGATGCAATGAATGCTCTTCAATATGCTGAAAAAACCGGTAAAAAGCTTGGTAAAGTATATGCCGGAATGGCAAAAGTATGGCTTCAGGGGAAAAATTATAATGAAGCTGAAATAGCTATTGCCAAAGGTATAGCTGCAGACCCAACACATGCTCCGATATATAAATATGAAAGCTCGCTTTTTCAAAGTAGAGGAAAATGGAATGATGCGGCAGCATCTGCTAAAAAATATCTGGATAATTCTGACGGAGATTGTAAAGCAAAACTTAGATATGCAAAACTTGCGTTTGTATCTAAAGATTATAAAAACGTTAAAAATACCATAGAAGAGATAAAAGATTGTAGTACTGATCCATATGTATATCGTATGAAAGGAATAATGAGCTTTGAGGAAAACGAGCCGGCAAAAGCGATTGAATTTTTGGGCATGTTTATCAAAAACCTCCCGGAAGATGAAAACCCTGCAATGGACTATGGATTTACCGGGCGTTCTTACTTCAATCTTCCAGGTGAGGGTGAAGTTAGAAACTTAAATGATTCTTTGGGAATAATTAACATTGAAAAAGCAATTTCTTTGGGCGACACTACTTTTAATTATTGGGGTGATCTCACAAGTAAGTATGTCAAAGCAAAAGACTATGTGAATGCTGCCAAATATGGAGAGAGAGAAGTAGTAGGAAAGAAAAAGCCTTTAGCCTCAGAATTAGCCAGATTGGGTACTTATTTTGCCGGAGCAAGAAACTGGGCTAAAGCCGATGAATATGTAACCAAGGCTCTGGAAAAATATAACAATACTTGGCCTGCAGGATATGCATTGAGTGCAAGATTAAAATCATACCAGGGAGATTCCACCTATAAAGCCAACTTTGGCTCGGCACCCTTATATGAAAAATATCTTGAGGTACTAGGTGAAGGAAAAACTGATCCTAAAAATGCCAAAGATGTAAAAGACGCCCTGAAATATTTGGCAGGAAAAGAGTTTCAGGTTTCTAAAAACCTAACAAAAGCAATAGAATATCTTGAAATATTTTTGAAACTTGAGCCAGAAAACGAAGAGGTTAAAAAACAAATTGAAATTATCAAAGCAACACCGGCAACTACTGGAGTCAGCTCCCCGGGTGGCGGACAATAAATCTTGAATAAGTTATATTAAGAGAGTCAAGTACATTGACTCTCTTATTTTTTTTATGGCAATCCAAACAGAATTTTACCTATATTCTTGAAAAATATTATAATCTTTTTATAAGAATAATTATATTTATAGAAAATTTCATTCTTTTAACCTTCGAAAGAAAAAACTTAGATATGTACAATTTAGTAATATTTGGTCCTCCGGGTGCCGGCAAAGGTACACAATCAGAAAAAATAATTAAAGAATTTAATCTGGCTCATATTTCCACCGGTGATATGTTTAGAATGCATATTTCAAATGATACCGAAATTGGAAAAAAAGTAAAACAAATTCTGGCTGATGGCATGCTTGTTCCTGATTCTATTACAATAGAGATGCTTGAAGAAGAAGTCACCAGAAATCCCGATGTTAAAGGTTTTATTTTTGACGGTTTTCCAAGAACTGTTAATCAGGCGGAAGCTTTGGATATTTTTCTCGCAGGAAAAGGTGAAAGCATAAATTTGGTCCTTCAACTTGATGTAAATCAGGAAGTTATTAAAGAAAGAATTGCAGAAAGACAAAAAATCAGTGGACGGGCTGACGATGATGCCGATAAACTGGTAAAAAGAATTGACGAATATTTTACAAAAACTATTCACGTGCTGCCTTTTTATGAGAATCAGGGTAAAGTAACAAAAGTCAATGGAATAGGTAAAATTGATGAAATCTTTGAAAATATATCAAAAGCAATAAAAAGTAGCATGTAAAGAGTATTTTCTTAAAAAAATACACCAAAACTTCGGTCTCAACCGGAGTTTTTCTTTTTTAATATCTTCTTATAAACTAATTAAGCTAATTTTGCAGAAAAAATACATATTAAATGACTTCGAATTTTATTGATTACGTAAAAATCAACCTAAAGTCTGGTAATGGAGGGAAAGGGTTTACTCATTTTAGGAGAGAGAAATTCGTTGATAAAGGTGGACCAGATGGTGGTGACGGTGGTAGAGGCGGGCATATCATCCTGAGAGGTAACAAACAACTGTGGACATTAATCCATCTGAAATACCAAAAACATATCAAAGCTGATCATGGTGAAACGGGTGGAAAAAGTAAAAGTAGTGGAAAACAAGGCAAAGATGTATATATAGATGTACCATTGGGTACTATTGCGAAAAATCCAGAAACCGGTGAAAAAATGGCCGAAATTATCGATGATGGTCAGGAAGTTATAATTCTTCCGGGTGGAATGGGTGGCTTGGGCAATTACCATTTTAAGACCTCCACCAATCAGGCACCCGAATACAGCCAACCGGGCATTGCTGGTCAGGAAATATGGGTAATTTTGGAACTTAAGCTTCTGGCTGACATTGGTCTGGTTGGATTCCCAAATGCCGGGAAATCAACGCTTTTATCAACCATATCAGCTGCCCGTCCTGAAATTGGAGATTATCCTTTTACAACTTTAGTCCCTAATTTGGGAGTTGTTCAATATCGGGATTTTAAATCATTTGTTATGGCTGATATTCCGGGCATCATTGAAGGAGCTTCAGAAGGTAAAGGACTTGGTTTAAGATTTTTACGCCATATTGAAAGAAACTCAAACCTTCTGTTTTTAATCGACAGTTCGGCACCAAATCCATTGAAAGAATACAAAACTCTTGTCGATGAATTGGAAAAGTTTAATCCCGAACTCCTG
It encodes the following:
- a CDS encoding adenylate kinase; its protein translation is MYNLVIFGPPGAGKGTQSEKIIKEFNLAHISTGDMFRMHISNDTEIGKKVKQILADGMLVPDSITIEMLEEEVTRNPDVKGFIFDGFPRTVNQAEALDIFLAGKGESINLVLQLDVNQEVIKERIAERQKISGRADDDADKLVKRIDEYFTKTIHVLPFYENQGKVTKVNGIGKIDEIFENISKAIKSSM
- a CDS encoding MotA/TolQ/ExbB proton channel family protein, giving the protein MEKKTKAPAAKPAKKSAGINPALVIPILFAIALLIYIFILGSPDNFEDGATKHDPKNAMGIIYSGGVIVPILMTFMLVVLVFTLERLITLSKAGGKGNLDAFVSRVRTLLDQNNLADALKECEKQKGTVGNVTKVAVEKYSQLQGDTGLNKEQKLAALQKEIEEATTLELPMLEKNLTILSTLAAVSTLVALLGTVLGMIRSFFALGAGGGAPDASALAKGIAEALINTALGIGTSAISIIVYNYLTASIDTLTYKIDEIGMSLQQNFSAHN
- a CDS encoding M28 family peptidase, producing the protein MTKKQIFGIILFLSGSISFAQTKTVYENSITASDLKKHLTIIASDDMQGRDTGSEGQKKTGEYISSHFKNLGLSPIVKSDNGDYSYYQNFNLYKSGWKDAYVKINNTKKVFFKDYFPVGIVNIPEEKEIETIFVGYGIKSENQNDYLDKKIDGKAVIFLEGAPNNMEKAEEWEGSAGSKKKQKLAAELGAGYIFEISNAESEQFKTLNAERKAILSRFNRMALDKTNTEKVTSSPTFVISKSMAADMLGVTEKNFVKFIAGKKIKFPKTKTSIRVKSERGQDLVETANIMGFMEGTDKKDEVVVLTAHYDHVGIDEKGQIYNGADDDGSGTCAILELAEAFSIAKANGNGPRRSILFMTVTGEEKGLLGSKYYTDISPVIPLEKTIVNLNIDMIGRIDKKHETNQNYVYLIGSDKLSSELHQISEDANKNSINFELDYEFNNPSDPNRFYYRSDHYNFAKNKIPVIFYFTGVHEDYHKPGDDVEKILFDKYSNIVKLVFNTAWELSNRENKIVVDSNKP
- a CDS encoding biopolymer transporter ExbD, yielding MAAVKPKRHGPAMDMTAMSDVAFLLLTFFIMTTQFRSQETVAINTPSSISKFKVEDSNVGTISITPEGHYYFGMADPNERRSFINALNTNYNLGLSASEQAEFTKLAEVGMSRDQLKSFINLPPADKKRAKLPGIPLDSTNNELVQWVQTYGQINPKGTLAIRGDIQTQYPAVKLLFNELGKEKIFKFKLITKGE
- the obgE gene encoding GTPase ObgE, giving the protein MTSNFIDYVKINLKSGNGGKGFTHFRREKFVDKGGPDGGDGGRGGHIILRGNKQLWTLIHLKYQKHIKADHGETGGKSKSSGKQGKDVYIDVPLGTIAKNPETGEKMAEIIDDGQEVIILPGGMGGLGNYHFKTSTNQAPEYSQPGIAGQEIWVILELKLLADIGLVGFPNAGKSTLLSTISAARPEIGDYPFTTLVPNLGVVQYRDFKSFVMADIPGIIEGASEGKGLGLRFLRHIERNSNLLFLIDSSAPNPLKEYKTLVDELEKFNPELLDKGRILAFSKLDLINVTIRKKIEKKLPSGLPYVFFSSKTGEGILELKDLIWNSLNEN
- a CDS encoding C4-dicarboxylate ABC transporter; translated protein: MLYVISLGYIALGVFVFIKKWFLTYLDDLTAVMLGILFTAYGAFRLFRAYQSSKEEH
- a CDS encoding TonB family protein, encoding MANNKETLDDIVFEHRNKEYGAYFLRKNYKNYLTRAFLFGTGFFILVFGGAYTYTNVIVPKLQKDNLREVEIDMSKLKEEKKEEEKKLEELPPPPPPKKVEQEEVATIKFLPPEPKKDEEVIIETPPPAQSEIDNKKVSNVTKEGVEDVGGIDIADDQQEVVEIVKVEKPVEEEIFTAVEQQPDFPGGQSAMYKFLGENIKYPAAAQRANVSGRVFVKFVVEKDGSIGAVEVLKGIGFGCDEEAIRVIKSMPKWNPGRQNGKNVRVFYNMPVVYKLD
- a CDS encoding biopolymer transporter ExbD; this translates as MAEIIEKDSSGKKGGKVRSKKAPGRPDMTPMVDLGFLLITFFIFTTTFSKPNMMKLNLPEKDEEKKAEDQEKAEIKLSNTITIIMGKDNRLFWYQQAVADVKAADLNETDYSAKGIRSEIQKKKIAALDSSKFTVIIKPTDEANFKNTVDILDEMEITGNKLFALVDLQQNEVDAYKEKMKTPKANN
- a CDS encoding substrate-binding domain-containing protein translates to MKNLKSLSLVFFLLAVLLSCDNKKPIINEGTVKLAIDESLWPVSEALIQSYKVHYPKTNFIPIIVPETKGIKMLFDDSVTLAITTRGFNSEELRVMKSREVKYIPALCGLDAVMLVTSKSFPDSSISQEKLRYMLTSPDSKTELIFDKAASSNYNTIVEKLKIKNVNLKNVYSADGNLQVLNEVKKHQNAIGFLGYNWVSDEDNYDSQKLLENIKILAVGDSTGKKFAKATWKNINKRIYPFERYVYMHTMSKSWGVENGFIRFSCAKTGQLVIEKIGLIPYYLIPKEFFLEKKPI